A window from Pseudomonas moraviensis encodes these proteins:
- a CDS encoding LysR family transcriptional regulator, with amino-acid sequence MAKPNFNDLLAFVTVARSGSFTRAAVQLGVTQSAVSQVVSALEARLKIRLLTRTTRSVSLTAAGERLLHTVGHRFDEIEAELDALTELRDKPAGTVRITCGDNIIKTTLLPKLTPLLLQYPDIKVEFDINYGFRDIVADRFDAGVRFSDTVAQDMIAVPIGPPLRMAVVASPSYFARHPAPQHPRDLAAHRCIDIRFPTYDGVDAWEFERQGKKLKVRVDGQLVFNSTVHIADAAVSGLGVAYLPEDEFGAHLAEGRLVRVLEDWCEPFGGFHLYYPSRRQPSPAFSLVVDALRVMRDPAPL; translated from the coding sequence ATGGCCAAACCCAACTTCAACGATCTGCTCGCCTTCGTCACAGTAGCCCGCTCCGGCAGTTTCACCCGCGCGGCGGTGCAACTGGGCGTGACGCAATCGGCGGTGAGCCAGGTAGTCTCGGCGCTCGAAGCACGTCTGAAGATTCGCCTGTTAACGCGCACCACACGCAGCGTGTCACTGACAGCGGCGGGTGAACGGCTGTTGCACACGGTCGGCCATCGTTTCGATGAAATCGAAGCCGAACTCGACGCTCTCACCGAGTTGCGCGACAAGCCCGCCGGCACGGTGCGCATCACCTGCGGCGACAACATCATCAAGACCACCCTGCTGCCCAAGCTGACACCGCTACTGCTGCAATACCCGGATATCAAAGTCGAATTCGATATCAACTATGGTTTCCGCGACATCGTCGCCGACCGCTTCGATGCAGGCGTGCGCTTCAGTGATACCGTCGCCCAGGACATGATTGCCGTGCCGATCGGACCGCCACTGCGCATGGCCGTGGTCGCTTCGCCCAGCTACTTTGCCCGGCACCCGGCCCCGCAACACCCACGCGATCTGGCGGCGCATCGCTGCATCGACATCCGCTTTCCAACCTACGACGGTGTCGATGCCTGGGAATTCGAGCGTCAGGGCAAGAAGCTGAAAGTGCGGGTCGACGGCCAACTGGTGTTCAACTCGACTGTGCATATCGCCGACGCGGCTGTGAGCGGGTTGGGGGTTGCATATCTGCCTGAAGACGAGTTCGGCGCGCATCTGGCTGAAGGCCGCTTGGTCAGGGTCCTGGAAGACTGGTGCGAACCCTTCGGCGGCTTTCACCTCTACTACCCCAGCCGCCGCCAACCGTCGCCGGCGTTTTCACTGGTGGTGGATGCGCTGCGCGTGATGAGAGACCCAGCCCCCTTGTAG
- a CDS encoding carboxymuconolactone decarboxylase family protein encodes MNRNTLHQRRLLRALALGCAVLASAACVNPLCANPSRSPEKPIMKEQPLTPKQLAIAPIAANTAAGDMPRLHDALNRGLDAGLSISETKEILVQLYAYAGFPRSLNALSLLMKVVEERAARGIEDVPGREPGPVPSGYALTELGTDNQTRLVGAPVSGPLFEFAPAIDQFLKVHLFGDIFARDNLAWTDRELATVGALAAMAGVESQLESHLKISLNVGLTVEQLRQVAQELEARGDLQAAERVSAGLDKIQR; translated from the coding sequence ATGAATCGGAACACGCTGCATCAACGGCGCCTTCTTCGAGCCCTGGCCCTCGGCTGCGCGGTGCTCGCCAGTGCTGCCTGCGTGAATCCTCTTTGCGCCAATCCTTCCCGATCACCGGAGAAACCGATCATGAAAGAACAGCCTTTGACCCCTAAGCAACTGGCGATCGCCCCGATTGCCGCCAACACGGCCGCCGGCGACATGCCGCGTTTGCACGACGCGCTCAATCGCGGCCTCGACGCTGGGCTGAGCATCAGCGAAACCAAGGAAATTCTGGTGCAGCTGTATGCCTACGCCGGCTTCCCGCGCAGCCTCAACGCCTTGTCCCTGCTGATGAAAGTCGTGGAGGAGCGCGCTGCGCGGGGCATCGAAGACGTGCCAGGACGCGAGCCTGGTCCGGTTCCGTCGGGGTATGCGCTCACTGAACTGGGCACCGACAATCAGACCCGTCTGGTCGGCGCGCCAGTGTCCGGCCCGCTATTCGAATTCGCCCCGGCGATCGATCAGTTTCTGAAAGTGCATCTGTTCGGCGACATCTTCGCCCGCGACAACCTTGCATGGACGGATCGAGAGTTGGCGACTGTTGGTGCACTGGCGGCAATGGCTGGAGTGGAATCGCAGCTGGAGTCGCATCTGAAGATCAGTCTGAACGTGGGACTGACGGTCGAGCAGTTGCGTCAGGTGGCGCAGGAACTGGAGGCGCGCGGGGATTTGCAGGCTGCTGAGCGGGTGAGCGCGGGGCTGGACAAAATCCAGCGGTGA
- a CDS encoding SDR family NAD(P)-dependent oxidoreductase has product MLLQDKVAIITGAASALGIGRATATTFAQHGARVVILDLDAAAARDAAASLGEGHLGLAANVADEAQVQQAVAAIIEHFGRIDILVNNAGITQPLKTLDIRPSDYDKVLDVSLRGTLLMSQAVIPLMRQQSRGSIVCMSSVSAQRGGGIFGGPHYSAAKAGVLGLGKAMARELGPDNIRVNSIAPGLIHTDITGGLMQDERRHAIIEGIPLGRLGQAQDVANAALFLASDLSAYLTGITLDVNGGMLIH; this is encoded by the coding sequence ATGCTTCTTCAAGACAAAGTCGCAATCATTACCGGTGCCGCTTCTGCCCTTGGCATTGGCCGCGCCACCGCGACCACGTTTGCGCAACACGGCGCTCGCGTGGTGATTCTCGATCTCGATGCCGCCGCCGCGCGGGACGCCGCCGCATCACTGGGCGAAGGTCATCTCGGCCTGGCGGCCAACGTGGCCGACGAAGCGCAGGTTCAGCAAGCCGTCGCCGCCATCATCGAGCACTTCGGGCGCATTGATATTCTGGTCAACAACGCCGGCATCACCCAACCGCTGAAGACCCTTGATATTCGTCCTTCGGACTACGACAAGGTGCTGGACGTCAGCCTGCGCGGCACACTGCTGATGTCGCAGGCGGTGATTCCGCTGATGCGGCAACAGTCTCGCGGCAGCATCGTCTGCATGTCGTCGGTGTCTGCCCAGCGCGGCGGAGGCATCTTCGGCGGCCCGCATTACAGCGCGGCCAAGGCCGGGGTGCTGGGTCTGGGCAAAGCCATGGCGCGGGAGCTGGGGCCGGACAACATCCGGGTCAACTCCATCGCCCCGGGGCTGATTCACACCGACATCACCGGCGGCCTGATGCAGGACGAACGTCGACACGCCATCATCGAAGGCATCCCGCTGGGTCGCCTGGGTCAAGCGCAGGATGTTGCCAACGCCGCGCTGTTTCTGGCCAGCGACCTGTCCGCTTATCTGACCGGCATCACCCTCGATGTGAACGGCGGCATGCTGATTCACTGA
- the sseB gene encoding enhanced serine sensitivity protein SseB → MDTSQENPLETSLRLAADEPAHRPEFYRMLLDSTVYILGTAGAAQGHVNLEAGSNISIAHWQKPDGTPVIPFFSSLPTLQQSIDSEQSYVEIPARSLFEITLGALLFLNPKSPYGKEFVPDEVQHLLSGEIGRPATQRTVEKETNVLLGQPSDYPSAMVHSLSQLLAKHPNVKRAFLALMHDASIDEKPHLIVGIEADGDIEQVMREAGNVAGNTAPDGGPVDFCRVLTGEAGLSDYFLKETKPFYERKSPSKLRSFFGFG, encoded by the coding sequence ATGGATACTTCGCAAGAAAACCCTCTGGAAACATCACTCCGACTGGCCGCCGACGAACCTGCGCATCGTCCAGAGTTCTATCGCATGCTCCTGGACTCCACCGTCTACATCCTCGGCACAGCGGGTGCTGCTCAAGGCCATGTCAATCTCGAAGCCGGCAGCAACATCAGCATCGCCCATTGGCAGAAGCCCGATGGCACGCCGGTCATTCCGTTCTTCTCCTCGCTGCCAACACTGCAACAATCCATCGACAGCGAGCAGAGCTACGTTGAGATCCCCGCCCGGTCACTGTTCGAAATCACCTTGGGCGCGTTGCTCTTCCTCAATCCCAAGTCGCCCTACGGCAAAGAGTTCGTCCCGGATGAAGTGCAACACCTGCTCTCGGGTGAAATCGGCCGTCCCGCCACGCAACGCACGGTTGAGAAAGAAACCAATGTGTTGCTTGGACAACCTTCGGACTATCCATCGGCCATGGTTCACTCGCTCTCGCAACTGCTGGCCAAACATCCAAACGTGAAGCGCGCATTTCTGGCACTGATGCACGACGCCTCGATCGATGAAAAACCGCACCTGATCGTCGGCATCGAAGCAGATGGCGATATCGAGCAGGTCATGCGCGAAGCCGGCAACGTCGCTGGGAACACAGCGCCAGATGGCGGCCCGGTTGATTTTTGTCGCGTGCTGACGGGAGAAGCCGGGCTGAGTGATTACTTCCTTAAGGAGACCAAACCGTTCTACGAACGCAAGTCACCGAGCAAGCTGCGTTCTTTTTTTGGCTTTGGTTGA
- a CDS encoding TetR/AcrR family transcriptional regulator: MARTGRPRQFDRDDAVDQAMQLFWQHGYDATSLAQLKAGLGGGISAPSFYAAFGSKEALFDECVQRYLTTYAQVTECLWDESLAPRDAIESALRQSARMQCDDAHPKGCMVTLGVMSAPSPENAHVVRSLTHSRQRTRAGIQACVERAVSAGELASDTNSAAMATVFDSFLQGISILARDNTALESIDAAITRIMQTWDIAATRSPL, translated from the coding sequence ATGGCGAGAACCGGTCGCCCCCGTCAGTTTGATCGCGACGACGCTGTCGATCAGGCCATGCAGCTGTTCTGGCAACACGGCTACGACGCGACATCGCTCGCCCAATTGAAGGCCGGACTTGGCGGAGGGATTTCAGCGCCGAGCTTCTACGCCGCGTTCGGTTCCAAGGAAGCCTTGTTCGATGAATGTGTGCAGCGTTATCTGACGACCTACGCGCAAGTCACCGAATGCCTGTGGGACGAAAGTCTGGCACCGCGCGACGCCATCGAGAGCGCGTTGCGCCAGTCGGCACGCATGCAGTGCGACGACGCGCATCCCAAGGGCTGCATGGTCACTTTGGGCGTCATGAGCGCACCAAGCCCGGAAAATGCCCACGTGGTGCGATCCCTGACCCACTCACGCCAGCGCACCCGCGCGGGAATTCAAGCCTGCGTCGAGCGCGCTGTGAGTGCCGGTGAGCTGGCCAGCGACACAAATTCGGCGGCGATGGCGACGGTATTCGACAGTTTCCTGCAAGGCATATCCATACTCGCCAGAGACAACACCGCGCTGGAAAGCATCGATGCTGCCATTACTCGGATCATGCAAACCTGGGACATTGCCGCCACTCGCAGCCCTCTCTGA
- a CDS encoding alpha/beta hydrolase, with product MKRLFVLLGFLLSSFTAFGADMSHGADNFFKSDKVTVQKVSFKNQYQLTVVGNLFMPKGLDPAARSAAIIVGHPMGAVKEQSSNLYAQKLAEQGFVTLSLDLSFWGESEGAPRNAVLPDMYAEDFSAAVDYLGTRPFIDRERIGVLGICGSGSFVISAAKIDPRMRAIATVSMYDMGAANRDGLKHSQTLEQRKQIIAQAAEQRYAEFSGGKVEYTGGTVLELKADTHPIQREFFDFYRTPRGEFTPASSTPQQTTRPTLSSNTKFMNFYPFVDIQSISPRPMLFIAGADAHSREFSEEAFRLAGQPKELVIVPNAGHVDLYDRVDLIPFAKLTQFFKSNLK from the coding sequence ATGAAACGACTGTTCGTACTGCTCGGGTTTCTCCTGAGTTCATTCACTGCATTCGGAGCTGACATGTCCCACGGTGCCGATAATTTCTTTAAAAGCGATAAGGTGACCGTGCAGAAGGTCAGCTTCAAAAACCAATATCAACTCACGGTCGTTGGCAACCTGTTCATGCCCAAAGGGCTGGATCCTGCAGCGCGCAGCGCAGCGATTATCGTCGGCCATCCGATGGGCGCGGTAAAAGAGCAGAGCTCCAATCTGTATGCGCAGAAACTGGCGGAGCAGGGCTTCGTCACCCTGTCGCTGGACCTGTCGTTCTGGGGCGAAAGCGAGGGCGCGCCGCGCAATGCCGTCTTGCCGGACATGTATGCCGAGGACTTCAGCGCCGCCGTCGATTACCTCGGCACACGGCCATTCATCGACCGCGAGCGCATCGGCGTGCTGGGCATCTGCGGCAGCGGCAGTTTCGTCATCAGTGCTGCGAAAATCGATCCACGCATGAGGGCCATCGCCACGGTCAGCATGTACGACATGGGCGCGGCCAACCGTGACGGCCTCAAGCACTCGCAAACGCTGGAGCAGCGCAAGCAGATCATTGCGCAAGCGGCCGAACAGCGTTACGCAGAGTTTTCCGGCGGCAAAGTCGAATATACCGGCGGCACGGTGCTGGAACTGAAGGCCGACACGCACCCGATCCAGCGCGAATTCTTCGACTTCTACCGCACCCCGCGCGGCGAATTCACCCCGGCCAGTTCGACCCCGCAACAGACCACGCGGCCAACGCTGAGCAGCAACACCAAGTTCATGAACTTCTATCCGTTCGTGGATATCCAGAGCATTTCGCCGCGCCCGATGTTGTTCATCGCCGGCGCCGACGCACACTCCCGAGAATTCAGTGAAGAGGCGTTCCGGTTGGCTGGGCAGCCGAAAGAATTGGTGATCGTGCCGAATGCCGGCCATGTCGATCTGTATGACCGGGTTGATCTGATTCCTTTTGCCAAGCTGACACAGTTCTTCAAGAGCAACCTGAAGTAG
- a CDS encoding AraC family transcriptional regulator: MHSLELLIETPNMSSTDPFSLSSDLITELLRSMRLRGVQYRRIHAGPPYGLGFSDKSGHAYFHFVAAGSTVLQLEDGSLYELSAGNAVFIAHGAAHQLLSHPGAEVQDIASAVAAPLGDTVCAVQVGQSTDSPDSALLFSGCMEFELGSLQGLGRLMPGLMLIDAGGQRYPGLMPILATMEREVSAARIGFAGILARLADVVAAMIVRGWVECACGNASGLVAALRDPRLAQALLALHQQPGRDWSVAELATLCNTSRSVFAERFQTTLGTPPLRYATELRMRLASQWLTLERLPIEEVAQRLGYTSQAAFSRAFKRITGNSPGASRRQRAIQESH, translated from the coding sequence ATGCACAGTCTTGAACTTTTGATCGAAACCCCGAACATGAGCAGCACTGATCCCTTTTCACTGTCCTCGGACCTCATCACTGAGTTGCTGCGCAGCATGCGTCTGCGTGGCGTGCAATACCGGCGGATCCACGCCGGTCCGCCGTATGGCCTGGGTTTCAGCGACAAGTCCGGCCATGCGTATTTCCACTTCGTGGCCGCTGGTTCGACGGTGTTGCAGCTTGAGGACGGCAGTCTGTACGAATTGTCGGCGGGCAATGCGGTATTCATCGCCCACGGTGCTGCGCACCAGTTGCTGTCACACCCCGGCGCCGAGGTGCAGGACATTGCCAGCGCCGTTGCCGCGCCACTCGGCGACACGGTCTGTGCGGTTCAGGTCGGGCAGAGCACCGATTCGCCCGATAGCGCCCTGCTCTTCAGTGGTTGCATGGAATTCGAACTCGGCAGCCTGCAAGGCCTCGGTCGGCTGATGCCGGGACTGATGCTGATCGACGCAGGCGGCCAGCGCTATCCGGGCCTCATGCCGATCCTCGCGACCATGGAACGCGAAGTCAGCGCAGCGCGCATCGGCTTCGCCGGCATTCTCGCCCGCCTTGCCGACGTCGTGGCTGCGATGATCGTTCGCGGCTGGGTCGAATGCGCTTGCGGCAATGCCTCCGGTCTCGTCGCCGCACTGCGCGACCCACGTCTGGCCCAGGCCTTGCTGGCCTTGCACCAGCAACCGGGCCGCGACTGGAGCGTCGCCGAACTGGCAACGCTCTGCAACACCTCACGCTCAGTCTTCGCCGAACGCTTCCAGACCACCCTCGGCACCCCGCCGCTGCGCTACGCCACCGAACTGCGAATGCGTTTGGCCAGTCAGTGGCTGACGCTGGAAAGGCTGCCGATCGAAGAAGTGGCGCAACGCTTGGGCTACACCTCCCAGGCCGCGTTCAGTCGCGCGTTCAAGCGCATCACGGGAAACTCGCCGGGAGCGAGTCGGCGCCAGCGCGCAATACAAGAATCGCACTAA
- a CDS encoding cyclophilin-like fold protein, translating into MTIGKQRFAIALDDNPSTRELLTRLPLSLDMTDLHSNEKYATVQPPLPTQPYRPGTIHNGDFLLYGDDTLVVFYKTFDSSYRYSRLGRIDRPQGLAEALGRGDVRVTFTSDE; encoded by the coding sequence ATGACTATCGGAAAACAGCGCTTTGCCATTGCCCTGGATGACAACCCGAGCACTCGGGAATTGCTCACGCGTTTGCCGCTGAGCCTGGACATGACCGACCTGCACAGCAATGAAAAATACGCCACCGTGCAGCCGCCATTGCCCACTCAGCCGTACCGGCCGGGCACCATCCACAATGGCGATTTTCTTTTGTATGGCGACGATACGTTGGTGGTCTTCTACAAAACCTTCGATTCGTCTTACCGCTATTCGCGTCTTGGTCGCATCGACCGGCCGCAGGGCCTCGCCGAGGCCTTGGGGCGCGGCGATGTGCGGGTGACGTTCACTTCTGATGAGTGA
- a CDS encoding MFS transporter, giving the protein MNDCVCDGRSAVGAHADEEPLVPAWMAVFSLAMGVFGLLTAEYLPASLLTPMALDLGVSEALAGQAVTVTAVVALFAGLLVPGLTRSLDRRLVLLGFSALMIASNLLVAFSSSLAVLLIMRILLGIALGGFWSMAAAVAMRLVPAALLPRALSIIFSGIAVGTVVAVPLGSYLGGQFGWRSAFFAAAAVGVVTLMFQLFTLPSLAPHRPSRLRTVLEVLLRPGIAIGMFGCVLVHTGHFALFTYIRPFLESTTGVGPQTLALMLLGFGVANFAGTLFAGWLLQRSPRATLVLMPVLVGVAALALVGFPASVTGQAVLLALWGMAFGGVPVAWSNWVARSVPDQAESAGGMVVASVQSAIAAGAAAGGSVFSFSGINGVFVAAGILMLLAALLIALKVNVDVPEPGSAAVPVHL; this is encoded by the coding sequence ATGAATGATTGTGTATGTGACGGGCGATCCGCTGTGGGTGCGCACGCTGACGAGGAGCCGCTGGTGCCTGCGTGGATGGCGGTGTTTTCACTCGCGATGGGGGTGTTCGGTCTGCTCACGGCGGAATATCTGCCGGCCAGCCTGTTGACGCCGATGGCGCTCGATCTCGGCGTGAGCGAAGCGTTGGCCGGACAAGCTGTGACGGTGACAGCGGTGGTCGCGCTGTTTGCCGGATTGCTGGTGCCAGGATTGACCCGCAGCCTTGATCGGCGCTTGGTATTGCTCGGTTTTTCGGCTCTGATGATCGCGTCGAATCTGCTGGTCGCATTCTCGTCCAGTCTCGCAGTGTTGCTGATCATGCGAATCCTTTTGGGCATCGCCCTGGGCGGATTCTGGAGCATGGCGGCGGCCGTGGCGATGCGCCTGGTCCCGGCGGCGCTGCTGCCCCGCGCGCTGTCGATCATCTTCAGCGGGATCGCTGTGGGTACCGTGGTGGCGGTGCCGTTGGGCAGTTACCTCGGCGGGCAGTTTGGCTGGCGCAGTGCGTTTTTCGCAGCGGCGGCGGTGGGCGTGGTGACGCTGATGTTTCAACTGTTCACGTTACCGAGTCTGGCGCCGCACCGTCCGTCACGCCTGCGCACGGTACTGGAGGTTTTGCTGCGACCGGGTATTGCCATCGGCATGTTCGGCTGCGTGTTGGTGCACACCGGTCACTTTGCGTTGTTCACCTACATCAGGCCATTTCTGGAAAGCACCACCGGCGTCGGCCCGCAGACGCTGGCACTGATGCTGCTCGGTTTCGGCGTGGCGAACTTTGCCGGCACGCTGTTCGCCGGGTGGCTGTTGCAGCGCAGTCCACGGGCAACCCTGGTGCTGATGCCGGTGCTGGTGGGCGTTGCCGCTCTGGCGCTGGTCGGCTTCCCGGCCTCAGTCACCGGGCAGGCGGTGCTCCTGGCGCTCTGGGGGATGGCTTTTGGTGGTGTGCCGGTCGCGTGGTCGAACTGGGTGGCGCGTTCGGTACCCGATCAGGCCGAAAGCGCAGGCGGCATGGTCGTCGCGTCGGTGCAGTCGGCGATTGCCGCAGGCGCTGCCGCCGGCGGTTCGGTGTTCAGTTTCAGCGGCATCAATGGTGTGTTTGTCGCGGCCGGCATTCTGATGTTGCTGGCCGCGTTGCTGATAGCACTGAAGGTCAATGTCGACGTGCCGGAGCCGGGCTCGGCAGCGGTGCCGGTGCATCTGTGA
- a CDS encoding DUF2188 domain-containing protein produces the protein MDNYHINKNQQHWELVKEGAQRASKTAETKAEITQIASDYLQGKTASLKIHKEDGTIQEERTFPRAADPRKTKG, from the coding sequence ATGGATAACTACCACATCAACAAAAACCAGCAGCATTGGGAACTGGTCAAAGAGGGCGCGCAGCGTGCGTCCAAAACGGCTGAGACCAAAGCCGAGATCACCCAGATCGCCAGTGACTATCTGCAGGGTAAAACTGCCTCTCTGAAAATCCACAAAGAGGACGGCACGATCCAGGAAGAGCGCACCTTTCCGCGCGCCGCCGATCCGCGAAAAACCAAAGGCTGA
- a CDS encoding MFS transporter, which produces MTPSITLTATPKRLPIGALLALAMTGFICIVTETLPAGLLPLISEGLTISPSMAGQMVTAYALGSVLAVIPMTIATRGWRRRNVLLLTIVGFLVFNSITALSSHYGVTLVARFFAGVAAGLAWSLLAGYARRMVVPEQQGKALALAMVGTPIALSLGVPLGTWLGGLVGWRSTFGLMSALTLLLIVWVLMKVPDYPPQPAHQRLPLRNVLTTPGVRPVLAVVISWMLAHNILYTYIAPFIAPAGMADRVDLVLLVFGIAALAGIWLTAKLVEPLLRTTVLLSLATFAVVCVALGFGGGMPEVIYVGVAVWGLTFGGAATLLQTALADAAGDGADVALSLNVVAWNSAIAGSGVVGGVLLDRWGVAAFPWAMLALVAIGFAIAWGARAHGFKSGPRSVGASVVAAH; this is translated from the coding sequence GTGACACCATCAATAACGTTGACAGCCACCCCAAAACGCCTTCCCATCGGCGCTTTGCTGGCGCTGGCGATGACAGGCTTCATCTGTATCGTCACCGAAACCCTGCCCGCCGGGCTGCTGCCGCTGATCAGCGAGGGTTTAACGATTTCGCCCTCCATGGCAGGGCAAATGGTGACCGCATACGCATTGGGGTCGGTACTGGCGGTGATCCCGATGACCATCGCCACCCGCGGCTGGCGGCGCCGCAATGTGCTGCTGCTGACGATCGTCGGCTTCCTGGTGTTCAATTCGATCACTGCGCTGTCGTCACACTACGGCGTAACGCTGGTCGCGCGCTTCTTCGCCGGGGTCGCAGCGGGGTTGGCGTGGAGTTTGTTGGCCGGCTATGCGCGACGCATGGTCGTACCCGAGCAGCAGGGCAAGGCACTGGCACTGGCAATGGTCGGTACGCCGATTGCGCTGTCGCTGGGCGTGCCGCTGGGGACGTGGCTCGGCGGGCTGGTCGGCTGGCGCAGCACATTCGGCCTCATGTCGGCGCTGACCCTGCTATTGATCGTCTGGGTGCTGATGAAAGTGCCGGATTACCCGCCGCAACCGGCCCATCAACGCCTGCCGCTGCGCAACGTCCTGACCACCCCGGGCGTTCGCCCTGTGCTTGCGGTGGTGATCAGCTGGATGCTCGCGCATAACATTCTCTACACCTACATTGCGCCGTTCATTGCGCCGGCAGGAATGGCCGATCGTGTTGATCTGGTCTTGTTGGTCTTTGGCATTGCTGCGCTGGCGGGCATATGGCTGACGGCGAAGCTGGTCGAGCCGCTGCTGCGTACGACGGTCCTTCTGAGCCTTGCGACGTTTGCCGTCGTCTGCGTGGCGCTGGGTTTTGGCGGGGGTATGCCGGAGGTGATCTACGTTGGCGTGGCGGTATGGGGTTTGACCTTTGGCGGCGCGGCAACTTTGCTGCAAACCGCGCTGGCGGATGCGGCGGGCGACGGAGCGGATGTCGCCTTGTCGTTGAACGTGGTGGCGTGGAACAGCGCGATCGCTGGCAGCGGTGTCGTCGGCGGCGTGTTGCTCGATCGCTGGGGCGTTGCCGCATTCCCGTGGGCCATGCTGGCACTGGTCGCTATCGGCTTCGCCATTGCCTGGGGTGCCCGGGCCCACGGTTTCAAGTCGGGCCCGCGCTCTGTCGGAGCTTCGGTAGTGGCGGCGCATTGA
- the msrA gene encoding peptide-methionine (S)-S-oxide reductase MsrA — protein MTTQTETAILAGGCFWGMQDLLRRYPGVLKTRVGYTGGDVPNATYRNHGNHAEAIEIEFDPAVISYRQILEFFFQIHDPSTPNRQGNDLGPSYRSAIYYLNDEQRAVAEDTAADVDASKLWPGKVVTEIEPAGPFWEAEPEHQDYLERIPNGYTCHFIRPNWKLPKRA, from the coding sequence ATGACCACTCAAACCGAAACTGCCATTCTCGCCGGCGGCTGCTTCTGGGGCATGCAGGACCTGTTGCGTCGCTACCCGGGCGTGCTGAAAACCCGCGTCGGTTATACCGGCGGCGACGTGCCGAATGCCACCTACCGTAACCACGGCAACCACGCCGAAGCCATTGAGATCGAGTTCGATCCCGCGGTGATCAGCTACCGGCAGATCCTTGAGTTCTTCTTCCAGATCCACGACCCGAGCACGCCGAACCGTCAGGGCAACGATCTTGGCCCGAGCTATCGCTCGGCGATCTACTACCTCAACGACGAGCAACGCGCCGTCGCCGAAGACACCGCTGCCGATGTCGACGCTTCGAAGCTATGGCCCGGCAAAGTGGTCACCGAGATCGAACCGGCCGGCCCCTTCTGGGAAGCGGAACCCGAGCACCAGGATTACCTGGAGCGGATTCCGAATGGCTACACCTGCCACTTCATCCGACCGAACTGGAAACTGCCGAAGCGCGCTTAA
- a CDS encoding LysR substrate-binding domain-containing protein, producing the protein MRPETEAPIVLPPLKAIQAFEQTARFGNVARAAEVLDLTPSAVSHQLAKLEGMIGRQLFVRAARGVSLTPVGEQYLKEVSGILHSLAVATERAASDVSLDCLRLHSSPSFGLLWLMPRLEAFRASHPDIQINLSCSYESLHFSRDKIDVDIRHGLPNWPSYEVRTVRNETFAVLTSPKLLAQRPVRGAADLLECDLILSEATLLKWPQWFAQHGLARPERPYALSFDRSYMSLEAASHGLGFALESTLLAQKYLAAGTLVEVAPESLSAAVAAHHLVFPKAHSSFPRVRRFLAWMESELGHEFAY; encoded by the coding sequence ATGCGTCCTGAGACTGAGGCACCTATCGTCCTGCCACCGCTGAAAGCAATTCAGGCCTTCGAGCAAACCGCGCGCTTCGGCAATGTCGCCAGAGCGGCAGAAGTATTGGACCTGACGCCGTCGGCCGTCAGTCACCAACTGGCGAAACTTGAAGGGATGATCGGCCGGCAGTTATTTGTTCGCGCCGCTCGGGGTGTCTCCCTGACGCCGGTCGGCGAGCAGTACCTCAAGGAAGTCTCCGGCATTCTGCACAGCCTCGCCGTTGCCACTGAACGCGCGGCCAGCGACGTCAGCCTGGATTGCCTGCGTCTGCATTCGTCACCAAGCTTTGGCCTGCTCTGGCTGATGCCGCGCCTGGAAGCGTTCCGCGCCAGTCATCCGGACATTCAGATCAATCTGTCGTGTTCCTATGAATCGCTGCACTTCAGTCGCGACAAGATCGACGTCGATATCCGCCATGGTCTGCCGAACTGGCCAAGCTATGAGGTGCGTACGGTCAGGAACGAAACATTCGCGGTGCTGACCTCACCGAAACTGCTCGCGCAACGACCGGTACGCGGCGCGGCGGATCTGCTCGAATGCGACCTGATTTTATCGGAAGCGACCCTGCTCAAATGGCCGCAATGGTTTGCCCAGCATGGCCTGGCGCGTCCGGAACGCCCTTACGCATTGAGCTTCGATCGTTCGTACATGTCGCTGGAAGCGGCGAGTCATGGCTTGGGTTTCGCGCTGGAAAGCACATTGCTTGCGCAGAAGTATCTGGCGGCGGGCACGTTGGTGGAAGTGGCGCCTGAGTCGCTGAGTGCTGCGGTGGCAGCGCACCATTTGGTATTTCCCAAGGCGCATTCCAGCTTCCCACGGGTCCGGCGTTTTCTGGCGTGGATGGAGAGCGAATTGGGCCATGAATTCGCCTATTGA